A section of the Amblyomma americanum isolate KBUSLIRL-KWMA chromosome 2, ASM5285725v1, whole genome shotgun sequence genome encodes:
- the LOC144120188 gene encoding uncharacterized protein LOC144120188: MEYVINATSKDESPVSSISDLATGTEDYAGVVDEATPWLSEESFGEPAGWSSSNEPESVSTPPFSARKTPRIISAAPSLLALTRSLPSPGRLSPPSDDEQRMLPPLDEAESSRAMTSRQASAELYDLTGAHRLSVEPLPPRLSRLARCFLVAGAVLCLVSALLALVAWRLDSEPLGTDLAQNMSGLVPRHERLA; encoded by the exons ATGGAATACGTTATCAACGCCACATCGAAGGACGAGAGCCCCGTTTCCAGCATCAGTGATCTGGCCACCGGCACGGAGGACTATGCGGGCGTGGTGGATGAGGCCACTCCTTGGTTAAGCGAG GAGTCCTTCGGGGAGCCGGCCGGCTGGAGTAGCTCCAATGAGCCCGAATCTGTCTCTACTCCGCCCTTCTCGGCGAGGAAGACTCCCCGGATCATCTCGGCGGCACCCTCGCTGCTGGCGTTGACGCGGTCCCTGCCGTCTCCCGGTCGGCTGTCACCGCCTTCCGACGACGAGCAGCGGATGCTGCCTCCACTCGACGAGGCGGAAAGCAGTCGCGCCATGACTTCGCGCCAG GCCTCCGCCGAGCTGTATGATCTCACCGGTGCCCATCGCCTCTCGGTTGAGCCTTTGCCGCCACGGCTGTCAAGGCTTGCGCGCTGCTTCCTGGTGGCGGGTGCCGTTCTGTGCCTGGTGTCTGCTCTGCTAGCCCTGGTAGCATGGAGGCTGGACAGCGAGCCGCTAGGCACCGACCTCGCGCAGAACATGTCCGGACTGGTGCCCCGCCACGAAAGGCTCGCCTAA